The following proteins are co-located in the Apium graveolens cultivar Ventura chromosome 5, ASM990537v1, whole genome shotgun sequence genome:
- the LOC141724780 gene encoding uncharacterized protein LOC141724780, with translation MEREWRNNNGFGDHWVFESPLPSSSSSSSLSSSKLCSSPLSVSSCSPFSSHGANYIEHTVSRFDTLAGVAIKYGVEVSDIKKINNLVSDVQMFALKTLQIPPGRHPPSPILTNGSDAQRPRISEQTPPRRRHSDLFESLQSLKLQSPTREVSRAMHSLQGYYHLNAPDEENGLKGCEMAVYQRGESHYLEDGPFDNPSSCMTSSLSIHKKSNSVANGFKLENGVLVDGVSVPESDNFAAWRRPKSETDFTSCAPEKLLKEEPNSNGFSALAGKGLALRPKAATRTVSGANVEIVAQDCVSTAVGDFSLLDSLTGVKKSYSTPSLQDSDNSSSLWPIVNWKQEFQAFSTAAVARPIFDGLPKPVTGRRNKTAVD, from the exons ATGGAAAGGGAGTGGAGAAACAACAATGGATTTGGAGATCATTGGGTGTTTGAGTCGCCATTACCCTCATCATCGTCGTCATCGTCATTGTCGTCTTCAAAGCTTTGTTCTTCACCATTGTCAGTATCTTCCTGCTCACCTTTCTCTTCTCACGGTGCGAATTACATTGAACACACTGTCTCTAGATTCGATACGCTAGCCGGAGTTGCTATCAAATATGGAGTAGAG GTGTCTGACATTAAGAAGATAAATAATTTGGTGTCGGATGTTCAAATGTTTGCGCTAAAGACTCTTCAAATACCCCCAGGGAGGCATCCTCCATCTCCCATCTTGACAAATGGCTCTGATGCACAGAG GCCAAGAATTTCTGAACAAACGCCTCCTAGACGACGGCATTCTGATTTATTTGAATCCTTGCAATCACTGAAGTTGCAATCTCCTACGCGCGAAGTTTCCCGGGCCATGCACAGTTTACAAGGCTATTATCATCTTAATGCACCAGATGAAGAAAATGGTCTTAAAGGATGTGAAATGGCTGTCTATCAAAGAGGAGAATCTCACTACTTGGAGGATGGACCATTTGACAATCCCTCATCCTGTATGACTTCGTCTTTAAGCATTCATAAAAAGAGTAATAGCGTAGCTAATGGTTTTAAGCTGGAAAATGGAGTTCTAGTTGATGGTGTATCAGTTCCAGAATCTGATAATTTTGCTGCATGGCGACGTCCGAAATCTGAAACCGATTTTACTTCTTGTGCCCCTGAAAAGTTGCTTAAGGAGGAGCCCAACAGCAATGGATTTTCGGCTCTTGCTGGAAAAGGTCTAGCACTAAGACCTAAAGCAGCCACCAGGACCGTGTCGGGAGCTAATGTTGAAATAGTAGCGCAGGATTGTGTATCTACTGCTGTTGGAGATTTTTCTTTGCTCGACAGTCTGACTGGAGTGAAAAAATCATATAGTACACCAAGTTTGCAGGACTCAGATAATAGCTCCTCCTTGTGGCCAATAGTGAATTGGAAGCAAGAGTTTCAGGCGTTCTCCACTGCAGCTGTTGCAAGACCCATCTTTGATGGCTTGCCAAAACCAGTAACAGGCAGAAGGAACAAAACAGCAGTTGATTAG